The Muricauda sp. SCSIO 65647 genome includes a region encoding these proteins:
- a CDS encoding glycosyltransferase family 4 protein, translating to MRVLFLGLAVPYLHYSQNLYSELIIEFHERGDDITLIAPAYYDDDVGLELENGVPVIRVKTLELFDSGKIIKGLANLLLPWQYKRALKKHKIDLNFDLVIMPTPPITLTSLAHWFKKKYGSTLYLVMRDIFPQNAIDLGLMREGSLVYNYFRKQEKKTYQVFNSIGCMSQGNIDYVLKHNPEMNGEKFHLLPNWGPLRPLLKSEEIAALKKKYGTQGKFVAIYGGNIGLPQKVENIAHLAKEFKEYKDIFFMIIGHGTRNEQLKEIIEKEKLENIRFVTEKLDAAEYFEVLQIADVGLISLSEDFTIPNIPSKALAYYNAKKPIFASIDTNTDFGSILEENDSGVWGEAGNYKQLKEKFLYLYNNRGRCEEMGMNGYNYFKKTLLTSDAYNIIKEEAGKIIKKN from the coding sequence ATGAGAGTACTATTTCTAGGTTTGGCAGTACCTTATTTGCATTATTCGCAAAATCTTTATTCTGAACTCATCATCGAATTTCATGAACGGGGCGATGACATTACCCTTATTGCTCCAGCCTATTATGATGACGATGTCGGGCTTGAGCTTGAAAATGGCGTACCAGTCATAAGGGTAAAGACCCTTGAACTTTTTGATTCTGGCAAGATTATCAAAGGACTGGCGAACCTACTATTGCCCTGGCAGTACAAAAGGGCCCTGAAAAAACATAAAATCGACCTGAATTTTGATCTGGTCATCATGCCCACGCCCCCAATTACCCTCACTTCACTTGCCCATTGGTTCAAGAAGAAATATGGATCCACACTGTACCTGGTCATGCGCGACATCTTTCCGCAGAATGCCATAGATCTAGGACTGATGCGAGAAGGCAGCCTTGTCTATAATTATTTCAGAAAGCAAGAGAAAAAGACCTATCAGGTCTTCAATTCCATCGGTTGTATGTCACAAGGCAATATTGATTATGTCTTGAAGCATAATCCTGAAATGAATGGTGAAAAATTCCATTTGTTACCCAATTGGGGCCCGCTCAGACCCTTATTGAAATCTGAAGAAATAGCAGCACTGAAAAAGAAGTATGGTACCCAAGGCAAATTTGTGGCCATCTACGGTGGCAATATCGGCTTGCCCCAAAAAGTGGAGAATATTGCCCATCTTGCCAAAGAATTTAAAGAGTACAAAGACATTTTCTTTATGATTATTGGCCATGGCACTAGAAATGAACAGCTTAAAGAAATCATCGAAAAAGAAAAGCTTGAAAACATTAGGTTCGTAACCGAAAAACTGGATGCAGCAGAATATTTCGAAGTTTTACAGATAGCCGATGTGGGCTTGATCTCATTAAGCGAAGATTTCACCATTCCCAATATTCCATCAAAGGCACTGGCCTATTATAATGCGAAAAAGCCCATTTTTGCCTCGATTGATACCAATACCGATTTTGGCAGCATTTTGGAAGAGAACGATTCTGGGGTCTGGGGCGAGGCAGGCAATTACAAACAGCTAAAGGAAAAATTTCTCTACCTCTACAATAATAGAGGTCGTTGTGAAGAAATGGGCATGAATGGCTACAACTATTTCAAAAAAACCCTTTTGACCTCAGACGCCTATAATATCATCAAAGAAGAAGCCGGAAAGATTATCAAGAAGAACTAA
- a CDS encoding polysaccharide biosynthesis protein: MFEGKTLLITGGTGSFGNAVLNRFLETDIKEIRIFSRDEKKQDDMRNRLKNKKVKFYIGDVRDYNSISRAMRGVDYVFHAAALKQVPSCEFFPIEAARTNVFGTQNTIDAAVENGVGKIICLSTDKAAYPINAMGISKALMEKVAIAASRNVDEDKTTVCLTRYGNVMASRGSVIPLFVKQIQENQPLTVTDPNMTRFLMSLEDAVDLVIFAFQNGHQGDLFVNKAPASTIGDLAEAIRDIFNAKSDIKVIGTRHGEKLYETLCTREEMQKAEDMGDFYRIPADNRDLNYSRYYSEGETDISKIEDYHSHNTKQLTDEELKQTLLKLDFIKENL, encoded by the coding sequence ATGTTTGAAGGTAAAACACTACTTATAACAGGTGGCACCGGTTCATTTGGCAATGCCGTGCTCAACCGCTTTTTGGAGACCGATATCAAAGAGATTCGCATTTTCAGTCGTGATGAAAAAAAGCAAGACGATATGCGTAATCGCCTCAAAAACAAGAAAGTCAAGTTTTATATTGGCGATGTACGAGATTACAATAGTATTTCAAGAGCGATGCGCGGTGTTGATTATGTCTTTCATGCAGCTGCCCTAAAACAGGTTCCTTCGTGTGAGTTTTTCCCAATTGAGGCCGCCAGAACAAACGTTTTTGGCACCCAGAATACCATTGATGCCGCTGTAGAAAATGGTGTAGGTAAAATTATCTGCCTCAGTACCGACAAGGCGGCCTACCCTATCAATGCCATGGGCATTAGCAAGGCCTTGATGGAAAAAGTGGCCATAGCCGCCTCTCGAAATGTAGACGAAGACAAAACCACGGTCTGCCTCACACGGTACGGAAATGTGATGGCTTCTAGGGGATCGGTCATACCGCTATTTGTGAAACAGATTCAAGAAAATCAACCTTTAACGGTTACCGACCCGAATATGACACGCTTTTTAATGTCGCTCGAAGATGCGGTTGACCTTGTCATATTTGCCTTTCAGAATGGCCATCAGGGCGATCTTTTTGTCAACAAGGCACCCGCCAGTACCATTGGCGATCTTGCTGAAGCCATCAGGGATATTTTCAATGCCAAGAGTGACATCAAAGTCATCGGCACAAGGCATGGTGAAAAACTGTACGAGACACTTTGTACCCGAGAAGAAATGCAAAAGGCAGAGGATATGGGCGATTTCTACCGAATACCTGCAGATAACCGTGATTTGAACTATAGCCGATATTATTCAGAGGGTGAGACCGATATCAGCAAAATTGAGGACTATCACTCACATAACACCAAGCAATTGACCGACGAAGAGCTGAAGCAAACGCTTTTGAAACTTGATTTTATCAAGGAAAATCTATAA
- a CDS encoding sugar transferase has protein sequence MYRNFLKRTLDFIVALIGFAILLPIFLIVMVLLFVVNDGRPFFLQQRPGKNGKTFNIIKFKTMNDKKDTEGNLLPNKDRITKVGSVVRKTSLDEIPQLLNVIKGDMSLMGPRPLLVEYLPLYSKEQGRRHEVRPGITGWAQVNGRNAISWERKFELDVWYVDNISFLLDLKILWLTFLKVIKSEGISATAEVTMERFTGSV, from the coding sequence ATGTACCGAAATTTTCTAAAGCGTACCTTGGATTTTATAGTAGCTTTGATAGGGTTTGCGATTCTGCTCCCCATTTTCCTGATTGTCATGGTGTTATTATTTGTTGTCAATGATGGTAGACCTTTTTTCCTTCAACAACGACCTGGCAAGAATGGAAAGACTTTCAACATCATCAAGTTCAAGACCATGAACGACAAAAAAGATACTGAAGGAAACCTACTGCCAAACAAAGACAGAATCACCAAAGTGGGAAGCGTGGTACGCAAGACTTCTTTGGACGAAATTCCGCAATTGCTCAATGTGATCAAGGGTGACATGAGCTTGATGGGTCCTCGGCCACTTTTGGTCGAATACCTGCCCTTGTACAGCAAAGAACAAGGTAGGCGCCACGAAGTACGTCCTGGAATTACCGGATGGGCACAGGTCAATGGCAGAAATGCCATTTCATGGGAGCGCAAATTTGAACTCGATGTTTGGTATGTGGATAATATTTCCTTTTTATTGGACCTCAAGATACTATGGTTGACCTTTCTCAAGGTTATCAAATCAGAAGGTATTTCTGCCACTGCCGAGGTCACCATGGAAAGATTTACAGGAAGCGTATGA
- the wecB gene encoding non-hydrolyzing UDP-N-acetylglucosamine 2-epimerase gives MKKLKVLTVVGTRPEIIRLACVLKALDANKAIDHTLVHTGQNYDYELNEIFFEDMGIRRPDHFLNAAGKNASETVGQILIKIDPLLEEIQPNAFLVLGDTNSCLCAIPAKKRKIPVFHMEAGNRCFDQRVPEETNRKIVDHVADINLTYSDIAREYLLREGLPPDRVIKTGSPMYEVLGQFKSKIEASTVLKDLGLEKQKYFVVSSHREENINNPKNFEGLIESLNQIAEKYDFPVIVSTHPRTRNMLEAKKVKAHKNIQFLKPLGFSDYNALQYHSFAVLSDSGTISEESSILNFRALNIREAHERPEAMEEASVMMVGLSPERILQALEALEVQKRNPDRNFREVSDYTMPNVSEKVVRIIISYVDYVNRVVWSKH, from the coding sequence TTGAAAAAATTAAAAGTACTTACCGTAGTGGGCACCCGACCTGAGATCATTCGCCTTGCCTGCGTATTAAAGGCTTTGGATGCCAACAAGGCCATCGACCACACACTGGTGCACACGGGCCAAAACTATGACTATGAACTCAATGAAATATTCTTTGAGGACATGGGCATTCGGCGCCCCGACCATTTCTTGAACGCTGCGGGCAAAAACGCCTCTGAAACTGTAGGGCAAATCTTGATCAAGATCGATCCCCTTTTAGAAGAGATACAGCCCAATGCCTTTTTGGTCTTGGGCGATACCAATTCTTGTCTTTGTGCCATTCCGGCTAAAAAGCGCAAGATTCCCGTTTTTCACATGGAGGCCGGCAACCGTTGTTTTGACCAAAGAGTACCTGAAGAGACCAATAGAAAGATTGTCGATCACGTGGCAGATATTAACCTTACCTATAGCGACATTGCCCGCGAGTATTTGCTGAGGGAAGGGCTTCCGCCCGACAGGGTAATCAAAACGGGAAGCCCTATGTACGAAGTGTTGGGGCAGTTCAAGTCTAAAATTGAGGCCTCTACCGTATTGAAAGACTTGGGCCTGGAAAAACAGAAATATTTTGTGGTTTCTTCCCATCGCGAAGAAAACATCAACAATCCGAAGAATTTTGAAGGGCTCATAGAATCGCTGAACCAGATTGCTGAAAAGTACGATTTTCCAGTAATCGTATCTACACATCCGCGAACACGAAACATGCTAGAGGCCAAAAAGGTAAAGGCGCACAAGAATATCCAGTTTTTAAAACCGTTGGGGTTTTCTGACTACAATGCGCTGCAGTACCATTCATTTGCCGTTCTTTCTGACAGCGGTACCATTTCTGAAGAATCTTCAATTCTCAACTTTAGAGCATTAAATATTAGGGAGGCGCATGAAAGACCTGAAGCGATGGAAGAAGCCTCTGTGATGATGGTCGGCCTAAGCCCCGAAAGAATCTTACAGGCACTGGAAGCTTTGGAAGTGCAAAAAAGAAATCCTGATAGAAACTTCAGGGAAGTAAGTGACTATACCATGCCCAATGTGAGCGAAAAAGTGGTACGTATCATCATTTCGTATGTTGATTATGTGAATCGGGTGGTTTGGTCAAAACACTAA
- a CDS encoding sugar epimerase encodes MIDLIKGNEFTDDRGALRFFNDFNMGQVVRFYEIAPVNTKIIRAWQAHRYEKKWFHCLAGSFVINLVKVDNFDGPSSALIPHKLILKSDEPNVLAISNGYATGIKAIEEGSRLQVFSDFSLEASKDDDHRFPLNMWEAEWQ; translated from the coding sequence ATGATAGACCTTATCAAAGGAAACGAATTTACCGATGACAGGGGCGCTTTACGTTTTTTTAATGACTTCAACATGGGCCAAGTTGTGCGATTTTACGAAATTGCACCGGTAAACACTAAAATCATAAGGGCTTGGCAAGCACACCGATATGAAAAAAAATGGTTTCATTGCTTGGCAGGATCATTTGTCATCAATCTGGTCAAAGTTGATAATTTTGATGGTCCCTCATCTGCATTGATTCCCCACAAATTAATATTGAAATCCGATGAGCCCAATGTATTGGCCATTTCGAACGGGTATGCCACTGGTATAAAAGCCATTGAAGAAGGTTCAAGGCTTCAGGTGTTCTCTGATTTTAGCCTGGAAGCATCAAAAGATGATGACCATAGGTTCCCGTTGAACATGTGGGAAGCCGAATGGCAATGA
- a CDS encoding NAD-dependent epimerase/dehydratase family protein, which yields MKKHKIGITGQAGFVGYHLYTTLSLDDEVELVNFERSYFEEPDQLETFVASCDTIVHLAAMNRHENPNVIYQTNVDLVTKLINACNAKEVTPHIVFSSSSQELRDNLYGKSKKEGKSKFMEWSHKTGGKFTSLTIPNVFGPFGRPNYNSVVATFCHKVAHDEEATIINDGEVGLIYINELVAVFIDAIFERILGQKLGKNSIEITIQPNHHIKVSELLALLKKYRREYMDTGIFPNLENAFEKALFNTFRCYVPQNHYPVKYTKHTDPRGSFVEIARTQTSGQFSFSTTVPGITRGNHFHTRKAERFAVIKGKARIQLRRIGTEEVINYELSGKEPAYVDMPIWHTHNITNIGDDELITLFWINEPYNPEDADTYFEDVEIH from the coding sequence GTGAAAAAACATAAAATAGGCATTACCGGACAAGCGGGCTTCGTTGGCTACCACCTCTACACTACCCTCTCATTGGATGACGAGGTCGAGTTAGTGAATTTCGAAAGGTCTTACTTTGAAGAACCCGACCAATTGGAAACCTTTGTGGCTTCATGCGATACCATAGTGCACCTAGCGGCGATGAACCGTCACGAAAATCCAAATGTCATCTACCAGACCAATGTCGACCTAGTGACAAAATTGATCAATGCCTGCAATGCAAAAGAGGTGACACCACATATCGTGTTTTCGTCTTCCTCACAAGAACTGCGTGACAATCTATATGGAAAGTCAAAAAAAGAGGGGAAATCAAAATTTATGGAGTGGTCGCATAAAACTGGTGGAAAATTCACATCATTGACCATTCCCAATGTATTTGGTCCTTTTGGAAGACCTAATTATAATTCGGTAGTGGCCACATTTTGCCATAAAGTGGCCCATGATGAAGAAGCGACCATTATCAATGATGGTGAGGTAGGCCTTATCTATATCAATGAACTGGTTGCCGTTTTCATCGATGCTATTTTTGAAAGGATATTGGGCCAAAAGCTTGGTAAAAACAGTATTGAAATCACCATACAGCCCAATCACCATATCAAGGTCTCTGAACTTTTGGCGTTGTTAAAAAAATATCGAAGGGAGTATATGGATACCGGTATATTTCCCAATTTGGAAAATGCCTTTGAGAAGGCATTGTTCAATACCTTTAGATGTTATGTGCCCCAAAACCATTATCCTGTAAAATATACCAAGCATACCGACCCAAGAGGAAGCTTTGTGGAGATTGCCCGTACCCAGACCAGTGGACAATTTTCTTTTTCGACCACCGTGCCGGGTATCACCCGTGGCAACCATTTTCATACCCGAAAAGCGGAGCGGTTTGCGGTTATCAAAGGTAAGGCAAGAATACAGTTGCGTAGAATAGGTACTGAAGAAGTAATCAACTATGAACTGAGCGGTAAAGAACCTGCCTATGTCGATATGCCCATTTGGCATACCCATAACATCACGAATATTGGTGATGACGAGTTGATTACCCTGTTCTGGATCAACGAACCATACAATCCTGAAGATGCGGACACCTATTTTGAAGATGTTGAAATTCATTAA